A single genomic interval of Anopheles marshallii chromosome 2, idAnoMarsDA_429_01, whole genome shotgun sequence harbors:
- the LOC128719847 gene encoding uncharacterized protein LOC128719847 translates to MSSTVEKNEYPKASNALVIGAVLSYVAGVFLLMSFCSPYWIVSYPESFSSFKNMGLWEYCFRDFTYPYYQFPKQFNGCHHIFSEEYYVIREYLLPGWLMVVQGFVTISFLCTFTSLIIMACEIVRWPLKFVLRYEWMLSSISFTGIASSSFFLFLAVAVFGGNAYRRDWLMYPKFNVLSWSYELAVVSFMIQALASLLLYKESRKSYEMRREAKNLVMQMQMHEPGYHPSHHTSRSLHSGGYI, encoded by the exons ATGTCTTCGACGGTAGAAAAGAATGAATACCCCAAAGCATCCA ATGCATTGGTAATCGGGGCAGTATTGTCGTACGTCGCGGGTGTATTTTTACTGATGAGCTTTTGCTCACCCTATTGGATCGTATCGTATCCGGAGTCATTCAGCAGTTTCAAAAACATGGGCCTGTGGGAGTACTGCTTCCGTGACTTTACCTACCCGTACTACCAGTTTCCCAAGCAATTCAACGGCTGCCATCACATTTTCAGCGAG GAGTACTACGTCATCAGGGAGTACCTGCTGCCGGGATGGTTGATGGTGGTGCAAGGATTTGTAACGATTTCCTTTCTGTGCACATTCACCTCGCTGATTATCATGGCCTGTGAGATTGTAAGATGGCCACTAAAGTTTGTGTTGCGTTACGAGTGGATGCTAAGCAGCATTTCCTTTACCGGGATAGCATCATCAT CCTTTTTCTTATTCTTAGCTGTGGCCGTCTTTGGTGGAAATGCATACCGACGCGATTGGCTGATGTACCCGAAATTCAATGTGCTTTCGTGGTCATATGAGCTGGCCGTGGTTTCATTCATGATTCAGGCGCTCGCTTCTTTACTGCTGTACAAGGAATCCCGCAAATCGTACGAAATGCGTCGCGAGGCAAAGAATTTGGTCATGCAGATGCAAATGCACGAACCGGGATATCATCCATCGCACCATACTAGCCGAAGTCTGCACAGTGGTGGTTATATCTAA
- the LOC128706764 gene encoding uncharacterized protein LOC128706764, producing MQQNSELLSGRAKTTTTTVDLATMKRRSLSGNCGVGVFVVALVTILVAFATPSWLVSDYRITGAKLDRLGLWTHCFRSLPDVNDDYQRRFFVGCRWVYDPFTTGYDEIRGFLIPPFMVATQFFYTLCAIGVILAMVLVLLYFLCAGPDQKFFVKLIKAISYITLAASICGSIGVIVFACFGNKDKWMPEHANNWFGWSFILACIGVVACAVSSSLFFTEAHVQARKRRQLKESQTQFQMDSESKA from the exons tgaTTTAGCCACCATGAAACGACGCTCCCTGTCGGGCAACTGCGGTGTTGGAGTGTTCGTGGTCGCACTGGTGACGATACTGGTCGCGTTTGCCACACCGAGCTGGTTGGTGAGCGACTATCGCATTACCGGTGCCAAGCTGGACCGGCTGGGCCTGTGGACGCACTGTTTCCGTTCGTTGCCAGACGTGAACGATGACTATCAGCGTCGCTTTTTCGTCGGTTGCCGCTGGGTGTACGACCCGTTCACGACCGGATACGACGAGATCCGCGGATTTCTCATCCCAC CTTTCATGGTTGCCACGCAGTTCTTTTACACGCTCTGTGCCATAGGTGTTATATTGGCGATGGTGTTGGTGCTACTGTACTTCCTTTGTGCCGGTCCGGATCAAAAGTTCTTTGTCAAACTCATCAAG GCAATCAGTTACATAACGCTGGCGGCATCGATCTGCGGCAGCATTGGTGTGATCGTATTTGCCTGCTTCGGCAACAAGGACAAGTGGATGCCGGAACACGCGAACAATTGGTTCGGATGGTCGTTCATCCTAGCCTGCATCGGTGTTGTTGCGTGTGCCGTTTCGTCCTCGCTGTTCTTTACCGAGGCACACGTCCAGGCCCGTAAACGACGACAGCTGAAGGAATCACAAACGCAATTCCAGATGGACAGCGAGTCGAAGGCCTAA
- the LOC128709881 gene encoding pseudouridine kinase-like → MIQPFSCSFVKALDGATYHAKQDTSAGGVARNIAEGIYKIYGNVNLISAVGNDQVSSGVSRLLPEHCASSIVTLGNCPTASFTVLLDRTGDCRVVVGDMEAHQAITPDWIKSHTNLIQQSPMTVIDANISEAAMITVFEECIRYNRPATRIDLRTDGYTDSYAYKHTYFYLYGVVFNLTYNYELQLY, encoded by the exons ATGATACAACCATTCTCGTGTTCGTTTGTCAAAGCT CTCGATGGGGCCACGTACCATGCCAAACAGGACACATCGGCCGGCGGCGTGGCCCGGAACATCGCCGAAGGGATTTACAAAATTTATGGTAACGTTAATCTGATTTCGGCGGTTGGCAACGATCAAGTGAGTAGTGGCGTATCCA GGCTTCTGCCAGAACATTGCGCATCATCGATTGTCACGCTTGGCAACTGCCCAACGGCCAGCTTTACGGTGTTGCTCGATCGGACGGGCGATTGTCGGGTGGTTGTGGGTGATATGGAGGCCCACCAAGCCATAACACCGGACTGG ATCAAATCACATACCAATTTGATACAGCAATCGCCGATGACTGTTATTGATGCAAATATTAGTGAAGCAGCTATGATAACCGTGTTTGAAGAATGTATTCGTTACAACAGACCAG CGACGCGGATAGATCTACGGACGGACGGATATACCGATAGCTACGCTTACAAGCATACGTACTTCTACCTGTACGGGGTTGTGTTTAATTTAACGTATAATTACGAGTTACAGCTATATTAG